The genomic window AATGTTCCATAAACATCATCCGTAATAATCATCAATCCTGGATTATGATTTTTTACAATATCAGCAATGTAATTTAATGTATCGATACTCATTGCAGAAGATGGCGGATTGCTCGGATTTACCACAAAAGCAACTTTTACAGCTGGATCTTTTAGCTTGTCCAATTCAGAATTTGGATATTGCCAAGTATGGAATCCGTTTTCGCCAACTCCGCTTGCTTCTACATAAACGACATCAAATTTGTATCGATCTAATTCCGGAATTTCGATATATGGCGTAAAAGTAGGAGTAAGCAATGCTATTTTATCACCACGCTCGGTAAGATGGTTTTGCATTAGCGAATCAAAAATATAGCACATTGCCGCAGTTCCGCCTTCAACAGCAAAAATGTCATATTTGCCTTTGTCGTTTCCTGTACCGCACATTTCCTGCACTAAATAGTCATGAACAATAATTTCTATCTGACTTAGCATACGATCAGGAACAGGATAATTAAATCCGATTACAGCTTCTATCCATTCACGAATCCACGCATCACCATCAAAATCATGTTTATCGACACCATAATGATATGTTTTTTCTAAAAGCGATGCGGCAGGAGCATCTTTATGTTTCGCTAAAAATGCTTCAAAGCGAGAAGATACTCCGCTTTTGTTTTGTACAATTCCGGCTAGAATGCCTTGTTCTTCCATAACATTGCGACATTCTTCTAATGCAAATTGTCCGAAAAGGAAAAAAGCTTCTCTAGGAACGGTAGCAATCCAGTTTGGGTTTCCTCTTCCTGCATTAAGCGTTATCGCTGTCGATTTAAGCGCGCTTTCTTCTGCCAGATGAATTAATTCATTTTTAATTTCAAATGGACTGAGGGTCTGAAGTGTTTTTTCTACCTCTCTTGATGTTTTTATTTTTGAAATATCAATTGCCATAACTAAAATGTTTTTTAGAGATTATATAAAAAATTCGACTAACTCATGATTAAAATAATGACGACACCCCATATAATGAGCAGCGTATTACCAACGGCATAGGTCACAGTGTAACCCAATGCAGGGGTTTTGCTCTTAACAGCGTCCTGTAAAGCTCCTAAGGCAGCAGTAGTAGTTCTTGCCCCGGCAGCGCATCCCAAGTTGATGATAGGATGGAATTTGAAAATATACCTTCCGATAAGAAGTCCCAGTATTAACGGAATCGCCGTTGCTGCAGCACCTGCGATAAAAAGTCCCCAACCAGCTTCTTGAAAGCCAACAATAAAGCTTGGTCCAGCTGTAATACCCACAACGGCTATAAAAATGTTTAATCCAACATTATTCATAATCCACAAAGCAGGTTCTGGAATTCGCCCAAAAGTAGGATGCTGACCTCTTAACCATCCGAAGAATAGTCCAGAAATTAAGGCACCTCCACTGGTACTTAGACTTATTGGCACTCCGCTAATTTTAACGGTCAATGCACCTAGTAATCCGCCAAGAACTATTCCTAAACCAACAAATGCCATATCAGTTGAGTTTGTAGGACGGTCTGGATAACCAATATGCACGGCAACTTGATCCACATCTCGTTTGATGCCCACTAATTCTATCATGTCACCTTTTTGCATAACCGTATTGGGCAATATAGGCATCTGAATTCCAGCTCTTTTTAATGATCTTATTACAACACCGTGCATATATTTTACATGACGTAAATCAGCAAGCGTTTTGCCTATCACTTCTTTTTTTACGATTAATACGCTTAAGACTTCTACTGGAAAATTAAGAAGCTCGATATCCAGCACTTCTTTTTCATTTACAGCGACATAGTTCATCATGTATTCTCTTCTTCCGCCTAGCGCCACAACATCATTTTCTTGAATTACAAATTCTGGAGTAGCATCTATGATTTCTTTTCCTCTTCTGATTCGTTGTATAAACAAGCGTCTGCCTTTGCTTTCAAGTTCATTTTCAATCTCTAAAACCGTTTTATTGCAGGCATAAGAGTGTGAAGCAATCTGATAAGCATTGTATATTACGCGATCATAAGCAGAGGCAATACTTGGATCATCGCCAATGGCATCTCCACCAAGCTGAATTTCAAGTTCTTTTGCTTTTTCTACCAAATTGCCTCCCAATAATTTTGGTCCGATAGAAGCTAGTAGCCAAGCAGATCCAGCAGTTCCGAAAATATAAGTAACAGCGTATGCCACTGGGATTTTATTAATTAATGCCGTTTTCTGATCAGCAGGAATTCCGAGCTGATTAATCGTGTCGGATGCAACGCCAATTACAGCAGATATGGTTTGAGAGCCCGCAAGCATTCCTGCAGTTAGACCCATATCGTATCCCATAATTTTACCGATAACATAAGGACATATCAAACATAAAACACAAACAATTGCGGCATAAAGCATTTGAGGAAGTCCATCTTTTTTTAGGCCTCCAAAAAACTGGGGTCCAACGCTATACCCGACAGCGAAAAGAAACATCAGAAAAAATACTGATTTTACGTTAGGAGAAATGACAATGTCTAATTGTCCGACCAAAACTCCCACAAGCAAAACACTAGTCACAGTCCCCAGAGAAAAGCTTCCTATTTTAAATTTTCCAATAAAGTAGCCTAACGATAAGGTTAGAAAAACGGCCAGTTCGGGATAATCTTTTAATGTAGTAATAATCCAATCCATAAGTATTTGTTTTTAGTATAGATTTATTAATAATTGACTATGTAAATCGTAGGAGTAGGAAGAAGACTGGGGAAGTTTTTTTAGAACAGATTTGTTAGGTCTTTCAAAAATATGCCATAAAGTGAGAATAATTGCATAAAATGGAAGATGGACATGTTCCAAGTTATAATATGAAACAAAAAAACTTGCAACTTAACATTTTGATAATTAATGAATTTATGCAGATTTTCTCTAGGTTTTTAGGAATTTAAGTAAATCAAGAGGAACTTTTAAAAAAAATATATTAAAGTGAAAATTCATAAAATAAATAGAAGTTTTATGAATTAAGTTCCAAGAATGAGCATTTAAGAAAAATATGCTCTCGTTTCATATTATAATTTGCAACCAGTTTAAAAAATCTTGCTTTTCTATTAATTGTAATTTTCTCTATCAAAAGAAAAAGGCTATTGTCTCTCAGAAAAGTAGAGCTATTAGTTATTTCTGTTGAAGCTTTTTTGCTAAGATTTCAAACAAACTACATTTAATTAAAATTTTAAACCATGAAAAAAAATGCCTTAAAATTAATTTTTGCAGGTTTGCTGTGTTTCACTTTTATAGGATACATAAGCGCGCAAACCAAAAAGAAGCCTAACATCATTATGGTAATTTCTGATGATACTGGTTGGGGAGATTTAGGAGTTTACGGCGGAGGAGTCGGACGCGGAATGCCGACACCAAATCTAGACAAAATGGCAAAAGAAGGAATGCAGTTTTGGTCCTTTTACGGACAACCAAGCTGTACGCCTGGAAGAGCTGCCATGATTACTGGCCGTATTCCTAATAGAAGTGGTATGACTACAGTTGCTTTTCAAGGTCAGGGAGGAGGACTTCCTGCAGCTGAATGGACATTGGCATCTGTACTTAAAAAAGCAAATTATAAAACCTACTTTTCAGGAAAATGGCACCTAGGAGAGGCAGATTATGCTATGCCAATTGCTCATGGTTTTGATAAAATGCAAAATGTAGTATTGTACCACTTGAATGCTTACACTTATTGCTTTCCATCATGGAATCCTGACATGGCGCCTGAGATTAGCGACTACATAAAAAAAGCGACTAAAGGAATTTTAGAAGGAGAAGCAGGAAAACCAGCAAGAGAAGTAAGTCCGGTAACTGAAGAAAATATTGCCGAACTGGATATGAATATGGTTGACAATAATTTAAAACAGCTGGATGAGTATGGTAAATCAAAAGATCCATTTTTTATGTGCATCAATTTTGCTAAAAATCACCAGCCAAACTTGCCTTCTAAACAGTTTGCTGGAAAATCTCCTGCAAAAAGCAAATATGGCGATGCTGTTGTAGAAATGGATTATAATGTTGGACGAATTATGGATAAAATCCGTCAGCTTGGAATTGCAGATAATACAATCGTAATTTATACTGTTGACAATGGAGCTTGGCAAGATGTACATCCAGATGCTGGTTATACGCCGTTTAGAGGTTCTAAAGGAACAGATCGTGAAGGAGGAAGCAGAGTTCCTGCAATTGCATGGTGGCCAGGCCAGATTGAAGCTGGAAGTGTAAGTCATGATATTGTGGGTGGTTTAGATTTAATGGCAACATTTGCAGCTTTGGCTGGAGTTGAATTGCCTAAAAATGATAGAGAAGGAAAACCTATCATTTTTGATAGCTATGACATGTCTAATGTTTTGTTTAAAAAGGG from Flavobacterium sp. KACC 22763 includes these protein-coding regions:
- the aspD gene encoding aspartate 4-decarboxylase, whose amino-acid sequence is MAIDISKIKTSREVEKTLQTLSPFEIKNELIHLAEESALKSTAITLNAGRGNPNWIATVPREAFFLFGQFALEECRNVMEEQGILAGIVQNKSGVSSRFEAFLAKHKDAPAASLLEKTYHYGVDKHDFDGDAWIREWIEAVIGFNYPVPDRMLSQIEIIVHDYLVQEMCGTGNDKGKYDIFAVEGGTAAMCYIFDSLMQNHLTERGDKIALLTPTFTPYIEIPELDRYKFDVVYVEASGVGENGFHTWQYPNSELDKLKDPAVKVAFVVNPSNPPSSAMSIDTLNYIADIVKNHNPGLMIITDDVYGTFVNNFRSLMAIIPQNTITVYSFSKYFGCTGWRLGTIAVHQDNIFDKKIANLSPELKKELHDRYSSLTLEPEKIKFIDRLVADSRQVALNHTAGLSLPQQFQMMLFSAFCLLDTQDVYKTLTQSIIHKRLGLLWEGLEVPILEDPMRAGYYSEIDVMVAAKHFYGDDFANWLKTNFEPVDVLFRLAEKTAIVLLNGGGFAGPEWSIRVSLANLPTDSYLILGKNIRKILLEYVTSWENSKK
- the aspT gene encoding aspartate-alanine antiporter, with protein sequence MDWIITTLKDYPELAVFLTLSLGYFIGKFKIGSFSLGTVTSVLLVGVLVGQLDIVISPNVKSVFFLMFLFAVGYSVGPQFFGGLKKDGLPQMLYAAIVCVLCLICPYVIGKIMGYDMGLTAGMLAGSQTISAVIGVASDTINQLGIPADQKTALINKIPVAYAVTYIFGTAGSAWLLASIGPKLLGGNLVEKAKELEIQLGGDAIGDDPSIASAYDRVIYNAYQIASHSYACNKTVLEIENELESKGRRLFIQRIRRGKEIIDATPEFVIQENDVVALGGRREYMMNYVAVNEKEVLDIELLNFPVEVLSVLIVKKEVIGKTLADLRHVKYMHGVVIRSLKRAGIQMPILPNTVMQKGDMIELVGIKRDVDQVAVHIGYPDRPTNSTDMAFVGLGIVLGGLLGALTVKISGVPISLSTSGGALISGLFFGWLRGQHPTFGRIPEPALWIMNNVGLNIFIAVVGITAGPSFIVGFQEAGWGLFIAGAAATAIPLILGLLIGRYIFKFHPIINLGCAAGARTTTAALGALQDAVKSKTPALGYTVTYAVGNTLLIIWGVVIILIMS
- a CDS encoding arylsulfatase gives rise to the protein MKKNALKLIFAGLLCFTFIGYISAQTKKKPNIIMVISDDTGWGDLGVYGGGVGRGMPTPNLDKMAKEGMQFWSFYGQPSCTPGRAAMITGRIPNRSGMTTVAFQGQGGGLPAAEWTLASVLKKANYKTYFSGKWHLGEADYAMPIAHGFDKMQNVVLYHLNAYTYCFPSWNPDMAPEISDYIKKATKGILEGEAGKPAREVSPVTEENIAELDMNMVDNNLKQLDEYGKSKDPFFMCINFAKNHQPNLPSKQFAGKSPAKSKYGDAVVEMDYNVGRIMDKIRQLGIADNTIVIYTVDNGAWQDVHPDAGYTPFRGSKGTDREGGSRVPAIAWWPGQIEAGSVSHDIVGGLDLMATFAALAGVELPKNDREGKPIIFDSYDMSNVLFKKGKPLRDRWFYFTENELSPGAVRIGKWKAVFNTRGDNGAQAGSDTPGQQLGWRGDQTYVATVPAVYDLWQDPQERYDLFMNSFTEKTWTMVIFDQVTLELMKTYAATPPRPQQSGSYGGPMEIGKYRTIEQAKQLLNSKELSLPPLSVDPKQ